A window from Flavobacterium gyeonganense encodes these proteins:
- a CDS encoding phthiocerol/phthiodiolone dimycocerosyl transferase family protein, whose product MRKHQNRTLGAFEKTFWLLDQLDSKDFALAAEVEGKKPIDSWRLAIDQVQQRHLNLSAKISLDEFNRPFIEHVDSMIIPLRVMDVENEFRWESEVEKELAVRFNTKQGPLFRVVILQKPKNTVLILIANHTLADGSSLMYLFRDLLEAVTGKQQQVLASQKSNDETLGLPEDVAIADSEINEYVFKKPDPVFPKVESLRFSGETTSQIVEKSRIEQTTVHGAICAAVVIASRKLRKEWDVTKIELISPICTRKVLQLDDNCGLNITTHPVYFENEQNLSFWDLARMAKTGLHGTDKVEHVQNYIEFFRKLTYNSSNIQQMIDTLKEAFNHYIMVTNLVRVKYQTDFGTLKLKSIYGPMVRSGKGMEQTIGAISTNDQLCLTITSDNPIPGILKEMQNILYKACNVSI is encoded by the coding sequence ATGAGAAAACATCAAAACCGCACATTGGGTGCATTTGAAAAAACGTTCTGGTTATTGGATCAGCTTGATTCTAAAGATTTCGCTCTTGCTGCTGAGGTAGAAGGAAAAAAGCCAATTGATTCCTGGCGACTTGCTATTGATCAGGTTCAGCAGCGACATCTAAATCTCTCGGCAAAAATTAGTCTGGATGAGTTTAACAGACCATTTATTGAACATGTTGATTCGATGATTATTCCATTGAGAGTAATGGATGTTGAAAATGAGTTTAGATGGGAATCAGAAGTTGAAAAAGAATTAGCAGTGCGATTTAATACTAAACAAGGACCTCTTTTCAGAGTAGTTATATTGCAAAAACCTAAAAATACAGTATTAATCCTGATAGCAAATCATACATTAGCTGACGGATCTTCTTTAATGTACTTATTTAGAGATTTACTTGAGGCAGTTACAGGCAAGCAGCAACAGGTATTAGCTTCGCAGAAATCTAACGATGAAACTCTTGGACTGCCGGAAGATGTAGCAATTGCAGATTCTGAAATTAACGAATACGTCTTTAAAAAACCTGATCCTGTTTTTCCTAAAGTTGAAAGCCTCAGATTTTCTGGTGAGACAACATCACAAATCGTAGAAAAATCAAGAATTGAGCAGACAACTGTACATGGTGCAATTTGTGCTGCTGTAGTTATCGCAAGCAGAAAACTGCGAAAAGAATGGGATGTTACGAAAATTGAATTAATTTCTCCAATTTGTACCCGAAAAGTACTCCAGTTAGATGATAACTGCGGTTTAAATATCACGACACATCCGGTATATTTTGAAAATGAACAGAATCTGTCTTTCTGGGACCTGGCACGAATGGCAAAAACGGGCCTTCATGGAACTGACAAAGTAGAACATGTACAAAATTATATCGAATTTTTCAGAAAGCTAACTTATAACAGCAGCAATATTCAGCAGATGATCGATACTTTAAAAGAAGCTTTTAATCATTACATAATGGTTACCAATCTTGTCAGAGTAAAATATCAAACTGATTTTGGGACATTGAAATTAAAATCAATTTACGGTCCTATGGTGCGCTCAGGAAAAGGCATGGAACAGACAATTGGTGCTATTAGTACTAATGATCAGCTTTGCCTTACTATTACAAGCGATAATCCTATTCCAGGGATATTGAAAGAAATGCAGAACATTTTGTATAAAGCCTGTAATGTGAGTATTTAG
- a CDS encoding helix-turn-helix domain-containing protein gives MQNTDYLYKISNNNSERIKACMLRATLLRQYGLRNEAISALKRADSLSSTEKNYNLQARINGFMSTIYREYEIYNLGKSHLKKAVAISKKIEDKNEMYKFQGNLSQEIAYYEMNDSNYSKAISSLKAGNKLFKKAGKSIDQNFQTAVNNELIAKNYLSLQQSDSALIFYNEAQRELMASQSPNSPLKGFIYNGFANVYIAIGDDKKAMHNFKMAEEIAEASNFFTLKQEVYNSLMEYYKKTDTKKYIKYNELNLKLNKDEEHSRKIIADDLIKTLRNKEVVNQSNYQKSKIIIIASCILIVVLTIGIYIYKRKQDYKKFKKFITKSDAQPDSEKPIIIKKDSTREYISETTENSILKSIQELEKSYFYLNKDISLNSVAAELSINQRYLSYVINKHTGKDFASYINEMRINYIIDRLKNDNSYLKYKISYLAEQCGFSSHSRFTVTFKKVTGISPMNFITYLQQEKNKA, from the coding sequence TTGCAAAACACAGATTATCTTTATAAAATTTCAAATAATAATTCAGAACGTATTAAAGCATGTATGCTAAGAGCTACACTTTTACGTCAGTATGGTTTACGAAACGAAGCCATTTCAGCATTAAAGCGTGCTGACAGTTTAAGCTCAACAGAGAAAAACTATAATCTGCAGGCTAGAATCAATGGATTCATGTCAACAATCTACCGTGAATATGAAATATATAACTTAGGTAAAAGTCATTTAAAAAAGGCAGTTGCTATTAGTAAAAAGATTGAGGATAAAAACGAGATGTATAAATTTCAGGGAAATTTATCCCAGGAAATAGCTTATTATGAGATGAATGATTCTAATTATTCAAAAGCAATCAGTAGCCTCAAAGCAGGAAATAAATTATTTAAGAAGGCTGGAAAATCTATAGATCAAAATTTTCAAACGGCAGTAAATAACGAACTAATTGCTAAAAATTATCTCTCATTACAACAATCAGATTCTGCTTTAATTTTTTATAATGAAGCGCAAAGAGAACTTATGGCATCGCAGTCTCCAAATAGTCCCCTGAAGGGATTTATCTATAATGGTTTTGCAAATGTCTATATTGCTATTGGAGATGATAAAAAAGCAATGCATAATTTTAAAATGGCTGAAGAAATAGCAGAAGCCTCAAATTTCTTTACATTGAAGCAAGAAGTTTATAATTCTTTAATGGAGTATTATAAAAAAACTGATACTAAAAAATATATAAAATACAATGAGCTAAACCTGAAATTAAATAAAGATGAAGAGCACAGTCGCAAAATTATTGCAGATGATCTAATTAAAACACTTCGCAATAAAGAAGTTGTTAACCAATCAAATTACCAAAAAAGTAAAATCATTATTATTGCAAGTTGTATTCTAATTGTTGTGCTCACAATTGGCATTTATATCTATAAAAGAAAGCAAGACTATAAAAAGTTTAAAAAATTCATAACAAAAAGTGACGCACAGCCTGATAGTGAAAAACCAATAATCATTAAAAAAGATAGTACAAGGGAGTATATATCAGAAACAACTGAAAACAGTATCTTAAAAAGTATACAGGAGCTTGAAAAGTCTTATTTTTATCTCAATAAAGATATATCCCTAAATTCTGTCGCTGCAGAGCTATCCATCAACCAGCGTTACCTATCTTATGTAATTAACAAGCATACCGGTAAAGATTTTGCCAGCTATATAAATGAAATGAGGATTAATTATATCATTGATCGCCTGAAAAATGACAACAGTTATCTAAAATATAAAATAAGTTATCTCGCAGAACAATGTGGTTTCTCATCCCATAGCAGATTTACTGTAACCTTTAAGAAAGTGACAGGCATCTCGCCCATGAATTTTATAACTTATTTACAACAGGAGAAAAATAAAGCTTAA
- a CDS encoding tandem-95 repeat protein, translating to MKITRNKKQKNHISLDFLFDCAKIIFTIVLFFFTSINANSQCASSGSNPDTDGDGFANSCDTDSDNDGISDIVEGRYTCINSVTTSMNTVPYSFNTLFNAAQTTTPVTINNLSNGTLNFSAALVGTATWGAASGTSGNANRAGGVQIKDNFSAVGDYIYLQPINTRTSNTGAVANTSNYAVYTIQLPYKTEGFQFISAGLNSDDAYEIYAFNGATPIPLNPSNLSNFSPALGTAGTWTVHDLGNGLKITNAVTTGGANVDANFFTTTIPGEVTRIEIRSYKNLTGTNSNTVTTGITSMIYCSDYSIVDSDGDGVPNYLDLDSDNDGCSDANEYYNSASADGGDGGVYGTGTPGVDSEGKVATASYTGNYANVIVATQLNITSHPSNSAVNVGANTTFTITATGRNTTTFSGGIPNYNVPPATNTNAGLVYQWQMSTNNGSTWANVNNGGQYSGATTSSLSVNNITIGQNQTQFRAIVSHSGKICPIISNSAQITVLQANIGIDKIVDNTTPAPGDNVTFTLTAENAGPNDANGVEVTDILPNGYTFLSAAPSVGTFNPVTGVWVIGTLNNGTSATMTITATVNATGNYPNTATITSNLYDPIIGNNTSTSTPVVSNNHAPIAQNNAYSGLEDAASISGNIITDTDAVAGIDSDIDSAVLTVQDYTITGITGTQAVGSPVAIPGVGQITILADGSLTFVPAANYNGTVPTITYTLTDGALTDTADVVITVNAVNDAPIAQNNAYSGLEDAASITGNIITDIDAVAGVDSDIDSAVLTVQDYTIAGITGIQAVGSPVAIPGVGQITILADGSLTFVPAANYNGTVPTITYTLTDGALTDTADVVITVNAVNDAPIAQNNAYSGLEDAASISGSIITDIDAVAGIDSDIDSAVLTVQDYTIAGITGIQAVGSPVAIPGVGQITILADGSLTFVPAANYNGTVPTITYTLTDGALTDTADVIITVNAVNDAPIAQNNAYSGLEDAASISGNIITDTDAVAGVDSDIDSTVLTVQDYTIAGITGTQAVGSPVAIPGVGQITILADGSLTFVPAANYNGTVPTITYTLTDGALTDTADVVITVNAVNDAPIAQNNAYSGLEDAASISGSIITDIDAVAGIDSDIDSAVLTVQDYTIAGITGIQAVGSPVAIPGVGQITILADGSLTFVPAANYNGTVPTITYTLTDGALTDTADVIITVNAVNDAPIAQNNAYSGLEDAASISGNIITDTDAVAGVDSDIDSTVLTVQDYTIAGITGTQAVGSPVAIPGVGQITILADGSLTFVPAANYNGTVPTITYTLTDGALTDTADVIITVNAVNENPVAVDDTYTVAEDNTVTLNPLALDTDADGDTLTITSINGTVLTGSAQSITVPNGTVNISASGVITFTPDANFNSGTAISFPYVISDGNGGTATANQLITITAVNDAPIAQNNTYSGLEDAASISGNIITDIDAVAGVDSDIDSAVLTVQDYTIAGITGIQAVGSPVAIPGVGQITILADGSLTFVPAANYNGTVPTITYTLTDGALTDTADVVITVNAVNDAPIAQNNAYSGLEDAASISGNIITDIDAVAGVDSDIDSAVLTVQDYTIAGITGIQAVGSPVAIPGVGQITILADGSLTFVPAANYNGTVPTITYTLTDGALTDTADVVITVNAVNDEPIAQNNAYSGLEDAASITGNIITDIDAVAGVDSDIDSAVLTVQDYTIAGITGIQAVGSPVAIPGVGQITILADGSLTFVPAANYNGTVPTITYTLTDGALTDTADVVITVNAVNDAPVALDDTNTPVLSTAGPTVINALTATDIDGTIVSYTIVSLPAHGVLALSGVPVTVNQILTPAEAAQLTFDPNGAFVGNDTFTFTATDNEGGIDASPALITLIVEKAVLQAVADPVKLADGINGSLEVVNVLDNDTLNGNPLVPSDVIVTGVNLPNGISLNADGTIDVAPITAAGQHTITYQICEVANPSNCSTATAEIFVEVPAIAIVKTGILNDSNGNGYAEAGETLTYSFAITNKGNVDLENIVVSDPLPGIIISGGPINLAVGESNNFSIKGTYILTQSDVNSGSISNQATVSGITQSGISVSDKSDFSDDEGERPTILELSGCVIKIFNAVSANGDEKNKKFYVQGLECYPDNTVQIYNRWGVLVFERDHYNNNDIAFTGVSEGRTTIKTSDGLPEGTYYYVVRYKDKQSNPQQKAGYLYLTK from the coding sequence ATGAAAATTACGAGGAACAAGAAACAAAAAAATCATATAAGCTTAGATTTTTTGTTTGATTGTGCAAAAATTATTTTTACAATAGTTTTATTTTTTTTCACATCAATTAATGCTAATTCACAATGTGCATCTTCAGGCTCTAATCCAGATACCGATGGTGACGGTTTTGCAAACAGTTGTGATACAGATAGTGATAATGATGGTATTTCAGATATTGTCGAGGGTAGATATACGTGTATAAATTCTGTAACAACAAGTATGAATACTGTTCCGTATTCTTTTAACACGCTGTTTAATGCCGCACAAACTACTACACCTGTTACAATTAACAATCTTTCCAATGGGACATTAAATTTTAGTGCTGCATTGGTAGGGACCGCAACTTGGGGTGCTGCTTCCGGTACATCTGGTAATGCAAACCGCGCAGGAGGTGTTCAGATAAAAGACAACTTCTCAGCTGTAGGGGATTATATCTATTTGCAGCCTATAAATACCAGAACCAGTAATACAGGTGCAGTTGCCAATACTTCAAATTATGCAGTATACACCATTCAGCTTCCATATAAAACGGAGGGATTTCAGTTTATTTCGGCTGGATTGAATTCTGATGACGCTTACGAAATTTATGCGTTTAATGGGGCTACACCCATTCCCTTAAATCCATCTAATCTCTCTAATTTTAGTCCTGCACTTGGAACAGCAGGAACATGGACGGTTCATGATTTAGGCAATGGATTAAAAATTACAAATGCTGTTACAACAGGTGGTGCCAATGTTGATGCTAACTTTTTTACGACTACAATTCCCGGAGAAGTTACACGAATTGAGATCCGATCTTACAAAAACCTTACAGGAACTAATAGTAATACGGTTACTACCGGAATTACAAGTATGATTTATTGTTCAGACTATTCTATAGTAGATAGTGACGGTGATGGGGTACCAAATTATCTTGATTTAGACTCAGATAATGATGGATGTTCGGATGCCAATGAATACTACAATTCAGCAAGTGCAGATGGAGGAGATGGAGGTGTTTATGGTACAGGAACACCTGGAGTAGATTCGGAAGGAAAGGTTGCGACGGCATCATATACAGGTAATTATGCCAATGTAATTGTCGCCACACAACTTAATATCACATCTCATCCATCGAATTCAGCAGTAAATGTTGGGGCAAATACTACTTTTACAATAACCGCAACCGGTAGAAATACAACTACTTTTAGTGGAGGTATTCCGAATTATAATGTTCCGCCAGCAACAAATACAAATGCTGGTCTTGTTTATCAATGGCAGATGAGTACGAATAATGGTTCGACATGGGCTAATGTAAATAATGGAGGACAATACAGTGGAGCAACTACTTCCTCACTTTCAGTAAATAATATAACAATTGGTCAAAACCAAACTCAGTTTAGAGCTATAGTTTCTCATAGTGGAAAAATTTGTCCAATAATTTCTAATTCTGCACAAATAACAGTTTTGCAGGCTAATATAGGTATTGATAAAATAGTGGATAATACTACTCCCGCACCTGGTGATAACGTGACTTTTACGCTGACCGCAGAAAATGCAGGACCAAACGATGCCAATGGTGTTGAAGTTACCGATATATTGCCGAATGGATATACCTTTTTGAGTGCTGCACCAAGTGTTGGAACATTTAATCCTGTAACAGGAGTGTGGGTAATTGGCACCTTAAATAATGGTACGAGTGCCACGATGACAATAACGGCTACTGTAAATGCCACAGGAAACTATCCCAACACGGCAACTATTACAAGTAATTTATACGATCCAATTATTGGAAATAATACCTCAACATCAACTCCTGTAGTTAGTAATAATCATGCGCCAATAGCACAAAACAATGCCTACAGCGGCCTTGAGGATGCGGCTTCGATTAGCGGAAACATAATTACCGACACCGATGCAGTGGCAGGAATAGACAGCGATATCGACTCTGCCGTGCTTACGGTTCAGGATTACACAATAACAGGAATCACGGGCACACAGGCAGTAGGTTCGCCAGTTGCCATCCCGGGTGTTGGGCAGATTACCATACTGGCAGACGGAAGCCTTACTTTCGTTCCGGCAGCCAATTACAACGGCACAGTGCCAACGATCACTTATACCTTAACCGATGGTGCGCTGACCGATACGGCCGATGTTGTCATTACCGTTAATGCGGTGAATGATGCACCAATAGCACAAAACAACGCCTACAGTGGCCTTGAGGATGCGGCTTCGATTACCGGAAACATAATTACCGATATTGATGCAGTGGCAGGAGTAGACAGCGATATCGACTCTGCCGTGCTTACGGTTCAGGATTACACAATAGCAGGAATCACGGGCATACAGGCAGTAGGTTCTCCAGTTGCCATCCCGGGTGTTGGACAGATTACCATACTGGCAGACGGAAGCCTTACTTTCGTTCCGGCAGCCAATTACAACGGCACAGTGCCAACGATCACTTATACCTTAACCGATGGAGCACTGACCGATACGGCCGATGTTGTCATTACCGTTAATGCGGTGAATGATGCACCAATAGCACAAAACAATGCCTACAGCGGCCTTGAGGATGCGGCTTCGATTAGCGGAAGCATAATTACCGATATTGATGCAGTGGCAGGAATAGACAGCGATATCGACTCTGCCGTGCTTACGGTTCAGGATTACACAATAGCAGGAATCACGGGCATACAGGCAGTAGGTTCTCCAGTTGCCATCCCGGGTGTTGGGCAGATTACCATACTGGCAGACGGAAGCCTTACTTTCGTTCCGGCAGCCAATTACAATGGCACAGTGCCAACGATCACTTATACCTTAACCGATGGTGCGCTTACCGATACAGCCGATGTTATCATTACCGTAAATGCGGTGAATGATGCACCAATAGCACAAAACAATGCCTACAGCGGCCTTGAGGATGCGGCTTCGATTAGCGGAAACATAATTACCGACACCGATGCAGTGGCAGGAGTAGACAGTGATATCGACTCTACCGTGCTTACGGTTCAGGATTACACAATAGCAGGAATCACGGGCACACAGGCAGTAGGTTCGCCAGTTGCCATCCCGGGTGTTGGACAGATTACCATACTGGCAGACGGAAGCCTTACTTTCGTTCCGGCAGCGAATTACAACGGCACAGTGCCAACGATCACTTATACCTTAACCGATGGAGCACTGACCGATACGGCCGATGTTGTCATTACCGTTAATGCGGTGAATGATGCACCAATAGCACAAAACAATGCCTACAGCGGCCTTGAGGATGCGGCTTCGATTAGCGGAAGCATAATTACCGATATTGATGCAGTGGCAGGAATAGACAGCGATATCGACTCTGCCGTGCTTACGGTTCAGGATTACACAATAGCAGGAATCACGGGCATACAGGCAGTAGGTTCTCCAGTTGCCATCCCGGGTGTTGGGCAGATTACCATACTGGCAGACGGAAGCCTTACTTTCGTTCCGGCAGCGAATTACAACGGCACAGTGCCAACGATCACTTATACCTTAACCGATGGTGCGCTTACCGATACAGCCGATGTTATCATTACCGTAAATGCGGTGAATGATGCACCAATAGCACAAAACAATGCCTACAGCGGCCTTGAGGATGCGGCTTCGATTAGCGGAAACATAATTACCGACACCGATGCAGTGGCAGGAGTAGACAGTGATATCGACTCTACCGTGCTTACGGTTCAGGATTACACAATAGCAGGAATCACGGGCACACAGGCAGTAGGTTCGCCAGTTGCCATCCCGGGTGTTGGACAAATTACCATACTGGCAGACGGAAGCCTTACTTTCGTTCCGGCAGCCAATTACAATGGCACAGTGCCAACGATCACTTATACCTTAACCGATGGTGCGCTTACCGATACGGCCGATGTTATCATTACCGTAAATGCGGTGAATGAGAATCCTGTTGCAGTCGATGATACTTATACAGTTGCAGAAGACAATACCGTTACCCTGAACCCTCTTGCCCTGGATACAGACGCTGACGGAGATACCCTTACAATTACCTCTATCAACGGAACCGTATTGACTGGCTCAGCCCAAAGCATAACAGTGCCAAACGGTACAGTAAATATATCTGCTTCAGGGGTCATTACCTTTACCCCTGATGCCAACTTCAACTCTGGCACAGCGATCAGTTTCCCTTACGTGATCAGCGATGGAAACGGCGGGACTGCTACAGCTAATCAGCTTATCACCATTACGGCTGTAAATGATGCACCAATAGCACAAAACAATACCTACAGTGGCCTTGAGGATGCGGCTTCGATTAGCGGAAACATAATTACCGATATTGATGCAGTGGCAGGAGTAGACAGCGATATCGACTCTGCCGTGCTTACAGTTCAGGATTACACAATAGCAGGAATCACGGGCATACAGGCAGTAGGTTCGCCAGTTGCCATCCCGGGTGTTGGACAGATTACCATACTGGCAGACGGAAGCCTTACTTTCGTGCCAGCAGCCAATTACAACGGCACAGTGCCAACGATCACTTATACCTTAACCGATGGTGCGCTTACCGATACGGCCGATGTTGTCATTACCGTAAATGCGGTGAATGATGCACCAATAGCACAAAACAACGCCTACAGCGGCCTTGAGGATGCGGCTTCGATTAGCGGAAACATAATTACCGATATTGATGCAGTGGCAGGAGTAGACAGCGATATCGACTCTGCCGTGCTTACGGTTCAGGATTACACAATAGCAGGAATCACGGGCATACAGGCAGTAGGTTCTCCAGTTGCCATCCCGGGTGTTGGACAGATTACCATACTGGCAGACGGAAGCCTTACTTTCGTTCCGGCAGCGAATTACAACGGCACAGTGCCAACGATCACTTATACCTTAACCGATGGTGCGCTTACCGATACGGCCGATGTTGTCATTACCGTAAATGCGGTGAATGATGAGCCAATAGCACAAAACAACGCCTACAGCGGCCTTGAGGATGCGGCTTCGATTACCGGAAACATAATTACCGATATTGATGCAGTGGCAGGAGTAGACAGCGATATCGACTCTGCCGTGCTTACAGTTCAGGATTACACAATAGCAGGAATCACGGGCATACAGGCAGTAGGTTCTCCAGTTGCCATCCCGGGTGTTGGACAAATTACCATACTGGCAGACGGAAGCCTTACTTTCGTTCCGGCAGCCAATTACAATGGCACAGTGCCAACGATCACTTATACCTTAACCGATGGTGCACTGACCGATACGGCCGATGTTGTCATTACCGTAAATGCGGTGAATGATGCGCCGGTAGCATTAGATGATACAAATACTCCTGTTTTATCAACAGCAGGACCAACAGTAATCAATGCATTAACAGCAACAGATATAGATGGAACTATTGTAAGTTATACTATAGTAAGTTTACCTGCTCATGGAGTTTTAGCCTTATCAGGAGTTCCTGTAACAGTCAATCAGATTTTAACACCGGCTGAGGCAGCACAGCTTACTTTTGATCCTAACGGAGCCTTTGTGGGTAATGATACATTTACATTTACTGCAACTGATAACGAAGGAGGTATTGATGCCAGTCCGGCATTGATAACATTAATAGTTGAAAAAGCAGTACTGCAGGCAGTAGCAGATCCGGTAAAATTAGCAGACGGAATTAATGGTTCTTTGGAAGTTGTCAATGTTTTGGATAATGATACATTAAACGGAAATCCTCTTGTGCCTTCAGATGTTATTGTAACAGGGGTAAATTTACCAAACGGTATTTCCCTTAATGCTGATGGGACAATAGACGTTGCACCTATTACGGCAGCAGGACAACACACTATAACATACCAAATATGCGAAGTGGCTAATCCTTCTAATTGTAGTACTGCAACTGCGGAGATTTTTGTTGAAGTGCCTGCAATTGCAATAGTGAAAACAGGAATATTAAACGATAGCAACGGAAACGGATATGCGGAAGCCGGAGAGACGTTAACGTATAGTTTTGCGATAACAAATAAAGGTAATGTTGATCTTGAAAATATAGTAGTTTCCGATCCATTGCCAGGCATTATTATTAGCGGAGGCC